The following coding sequences are from one Candidatus Borkfalkia ceftriaxoniphila window:
- a CDS encoding AraC family transcriptional regulator, translating to MDKNNSNYELTQDRYPHIYTASGRDQCCTTHFHRKIELLYNMEGVKKVTVNNRDYVLKPHNLCIVDSYSLHYYEPTEGKQSILTLTTACSEHYFQYRRNKTLRGNVVADQTYCRENLLPYFERLLGYEKLDAFSVQANVDMLLSGICAAVGLQESSESLEPESMDSILAYIEQNYHTDLTLTTLADHFGYSKYYFSRIFNNMFHTSINDYLSVIRLEKTFQYLEANKCSITTAAFNNGFNSMPTFYRVLKKNHGVLPAKK from the coding sequence TTGGATAAAAATAATTCGAATTACGAATTGACGCAGGATCGATACCCCCACATTTATACTGCTTCGGGACGCGACCAATGCTGTACCACGCATTTTCACCGCAAGATCGAATTGCTTTATAATATGGAGGGCGTAAAAAAAGTCACCGTAAACAATCGGGATTACGTTTTGAAGCCGCACAATCTGTGTATCGTGGACAGTTATTCCCTGCACTATTACGAACCGACGGAAGGAAAACAGTCCATTCTGACGCTGACGACCGCCTGCAGCGAGCACTATTTTCAGTATCGGCGCAATAAAACGCTGCGCGGCAACGTGGTCGCCGACCAAACGTACTGCCGCGAAAATTTACTGCCATACTTCGAACGCCTTCTCGGGTACGAAAAACTGGACGCCTTTTCCGTACAGGCGAACGTAGACATGCTCCTTTCGGGCATCTGCGCGGCGGTGGGGTTGCAGGAATCTTCCGAATCGCTCGAGCCCGAAAGCATGGATTCCATTCTCGCTTATATCGAACAGAATTACCATACCGATCTGACGCTCACCACGCTTGCGGATCATTTCGGATACAGCAAATATTATTTTTCGCGCATTTTCAACAATATGTTCCACACCAGTATCAACGACTATTTAAGCGTCATTCGCCTGGAAAAGACCTTTCAGTATCTGGAGGCGAACAAGTGCAGCATCACGACCGCCGCTTTCAACAACGGATTCAACAGCATGCCGACTTTCTACCGCGTGCTCAAAAAGAATCACGGCGTGCTTCCCGCAAAAAAATAA
- a CDS encoding carbohydrate ABC transporter permease, producing MSGWKKQTILFGAAIFAFALFLAFTISGFVLSSKTSGFSLPEKNMKVISVQSEDDVSYISTDDLRLVCANGSEIQWEAALADRTSDVVVTSEYVVAGYVSERKVDVFDKENGEKLNTLEIPYPVLSLDADDANVYVAAKKGGLKGSEIYHFTDYAQEKEGVSLSLSNVIGDVKIHPQSKVLYGVSTDYNIFTFENASGALVSERFASVPYEPLALGFSGGELIVADTTGYINVFSGNSLERSVNTGMTLCAFAANDTSETVVAANVSGKAAIVNVNTGKVTKISAPTEVQSISVSDSGVIVLSEYRGFRTQFYDIDRIGTLLFFGWAKYVGLALTVLSIPVAVAGWFAVGDKRRVTLQKGLRRLKVGFRKSWKSYTFILPTFVLLGLFMYVPAVWGLILSFFDYVPGVYTRPVGFANFVAVLKDPFFTGGIGNMLIFLVTDLIKALVPAVLIAELILALNSKKAQYWVRVLIYIPGILPGVAVLLIWTKGIYGDMGLLNSIVELFGGRGTDWLGNDKTALMSLVMIGLPWVGQYILFYGALMSVPESYKESAKLDGCSWLKSILYIDFPMIRPQLKYVFIITFITSIQDFGRVYMTTGQTSATNIPALQMYMTLNSGSGYGRAAAMGMLLFIIVFGATLVNLKAQKTESSF from the coding sequence ATGAGCGGATGGAAAAAACAGACAATTTTATTCGGGGCGGCGATATTCGCTTTTGCGCTCTTTCTGGCGTTCACGATCAGCGGCTTTGTCCTTTCTTCAAAGACGAGCGGGTTTTCCCTTCCCGAAAAGAACATGAAGGTGATCTCCGTGCAGTCGGAGGACGACGTTTCCTATATTTCCACCGACGATTTGCGGCTCGTTTGCGCAAACGGAAGTGAAATACAGTGGGAAGCCGCGCTCGCCGACCGCACTTCGGACGTCGTCGTGACGTCCGAATACGTGGTCGCGGGATACGTTTCCGAGCGGAAAGTGGACGTGTTCGACAAGGAGAACGGCGAAAAACTGAATACGCTGGAAATTCCTTACCCCGTGCTGTCCCTGGACGCGGACGACGCAAACGTGTACGTGGCGGCGAAAAAGGGCGGCTTGAAGGGAAGCGAGATCTATCACTTCACCGATTACGCGCAGGAGAAAGAGGGCGTTTCGCTCTCCCTGTCCAATGTGATCGGCGACGTGAAAATTCATCCGCAGAGCAAAGTACTGTACGGGGTCAGCACCGATTACAATATATTCACGTTTGAAAATGCTTCGGGCGCGCTCGTTTCAGAGCGGTTCGCCTCCGTTCCCTACGAGCCTCTGGCGCTCGGATTTTCGGGCGGCGAACTGATCGTCGCGGATACCACGGGTTATATCAACGTGTTTTCGGGCAATAGCCTCGAACGGTCGGTCAACACGGGCATGACGCTGTGTGCCTTTGCCGCGAACGATACGTCGGAGACCGTCGTCGCCGCCAACGTCAGCGGCAAGGCGGCGATCGTCAACGTCAATACGGGCAAAGTGACGAAAATTTCCGCGCCCACCGAAGTGCAGAGCATCTCCGTATCCGACAGCGGCGTCATCGTCCTTTCCGAATACCGCGGGTTCCGCACGCAGTTCTACGATATTGACCGCATCGGCACCCTGCTGTTTTTCGGCTGGGCGAAATACGTGGGACTGGCGCTGACCGTTCTGTCGATACCTGTCGCCGTTGCGGGCTGGTTCGCCGTGGGCGACAAGCGCCGCGTCACCCTGCAAAAGGGACTGCGCCGTCTGAAAGTCGGATTTCGCAAGAGTTGGAAGAGTTATACATTTATCCTGCCCACGTTCGTGCTTTTGGGTCTGTTCATGTACGTGCCCGCGGTGTGGGGGCTGATCCTCTCGTTTTTCGATTACGTACCCGGTGTGTATACCCGCCCCGTCGGCTTTGCAAATTTCGTCGCCGTGCTCAAAGACCCTTTCTTTACGGGCGGCATCGGCAATATGCTCATCTTTCTGGTCACCGACCTTATCAAGGCGCTTGTGCCCGCGGTGCTCATCGCGGAACTCATTCTGGCGCTCAATTCCAAAAAGGCGCAGTATTGGGTGCGCGTGCTCATCTATATCCCGGGCATTCTGCCGGGCGTTGCGGTACTTCTCATCTGGACAAAGGGTATTTACGGCGATATGGGGCTTTTGAACTCAATCGTGGAATTGTTCGGCGGCAGGGGAACCGACTGGCTGGGCAACGACAAGACCGCGCTCATGTCCCTCGTCATGATCGGGCTGCCGTGGGTCGGGCAGTATATTCTGTTCTACGGCGCGCTCATGTCCGTGCCGGAATCGTACAAAGAATCGGCAAAACTGGACGGCTGTTCGTGGCTGAAAAGTATTCTTTACATCGACTTTCCCATGATCCGCCCGCAACTCAAATACGTGTTCATCATCACCTTTATCACCTCCATTCAGGATTTCGGAAGGGTGTACATGACCACAGGACAGACGAGCGCGACCAATATTCCCGCTTTGCAAATGTATATGACGCTCAATTCAGGTTCGGGCTACGGCAGGGCGGCGGCGATGGGAATGCTGCTCTTTATCATCGTATTCGGCGCGACGCTCGTCAATCTGAAAGCGCAGAAGACGGAAAGCAGTTTTTAA
- a CDS encoding ThuA domain-containing protein yields MIKVTVWSEFSFSCQCEAALAVYPKGHHETIKEFLNAEGDIAATAVTMGMPGQGLPDSLLNETDVLVWWGHCRHDDVSDELVEKIARRVHGGMGLILLHSSHLSKPFKRIIGASGQLCWGEDGERERLWVCAPGHPIAKGLPAYIDLPKEEMYGEPFGIPEPSRTIFTCWYQGGRVFRGGVTFERGAGKVFYFQPGHETFPTFYHPLVQKVLKNAVRWAYNPDKLATVDCSCVVPIEPVE; encoded by the coding sequence ATGATCAAAGTAACGGTTTGGAGCGAATTTTCGTTTTCCTGTCAGTGCGAGGCGGCGCTCGCCGTCTATCCGAAGGGACATCACGAAACGATTAAAGAATTTTTGAACGCCGAAGGGGATATCGCGGCGACGGCGGTCACGATGGGTATGCCCGGGCAAGGGCTGCCCGATTCGCTTTTGAACGAAACGGACGTGCTCGTGTGGTGGGGGCATTGCCGCCACGATGACGTGTCGGACGAACTCGTGGAGAAGATCGCCCGCCGCGTGCACGGCGGTATGGGATTGATCCTGCTGCATTCGTCGCATCTAAGCAAACCGTTCAAGCGCATCATCGGCGCGAGCGGCCAACTTTGCTGGGGCGAGGACGGCGAGCGCGAGCGCCTTTGGGTCTGCGCGCCGGGACATCCCATCGCCAAGGGATTGCCTGCCTATATCGATCTTCCGAAAGAAGAAATGTACGGCGAGCCGTTCGGGATCCCCGAACCCTCGCGGACGATCTTCACCTGCTGGTATCAGGGCGGAAGGGTGTTCCGCGGCGGCGTCACGTTCGAGCGCGGCGCGGGAAAAGTGTTTTATTTTCAGCCCGGGCACGAAACTTTCCCCACTTTTTATCACCCGCTCGTGCAAAAAGTTTTGAAAAACGCAGTGCGTTGGGCGTACAACCCGGATAAACTCGCCACGGTCGACTGTTCGTGCGTCGTTCCGATCGAACCCGTCGAATAA
- a CDS encoding glycoside hydrolase family 71/99 protein → MSFKKIVSLIMGACLLLACGACAPADKKGEEMEQPKITPLTERQNVSRALGGTDALGREISPAGETNGKLVGIFYVLWLGNDYSDEGTPYFDGIYDMSKMDFNEIYSGSGSPFLKMHFYGEPLFGYYNMRDAWVVERHVQMFIAAGVDFLGIDATNNNIYKGPLAVLLEILDFYRQAGYKVPKIMFLTNTNSHERVQQLYDFMYKEERYKELWFCDTDEGRNPDGKPWLTMRSEQKVYLPRAVRDTFYFRDSQWPNEPFKENGFPWIEFTRPQPVHNGVISVSVAQNSGMHMSDSVQFENSPNGIDYYNKNWGRGYTDEGKNSKDRVDEGANFQEQWDVAMRSDARIVFLLEWNEWSALKLATTVEGIGNTVVFFDCATPEFSRDIEPIKGYYGDNFYMQMIRNMRAFRGESGSGIKVQEKTISRERVDEGWNTVTSGVADFAGRKTRDFINSDGSASYQNTSKRNDIVEIRAAQDSENIYILLTAAEEITRADGQNWMNVWLNVGGGQGYDFVINRSRGENRANVERLTGDSAQTVGEAAYAVSGKTIQFTLPRSLLGDITSLQLKATDNVDLLADIMALYTTGDSAPYGRLNYCFEL, encoded by the coding sequence ATGAGTTTTAAAAAAATAGTCAGTCTTATCATGGGCGCGTGCCTGCTGCTTGCTTGCGGCGCGTGCGCGCCCGCGGATAAAAAAGGAGAGGAAATGGAACAGCCGAAAATCACACCCCTGACGGAGCGTCAGAACGTGAGCCGCGCGCTCGGCGGCACCGACGCTCTGGGGCGGGAGATCTCGCCCGCGGGCGAAACCAACGGAAAACTGGTCGGCATCTTTTACGTGCTGTGGCTGGGCAACGACTATTCGGACGAGGGCACGCCCTATTTCGACGGGATCTACGATATGTCCAAAATGGATTTCAACGAGATCTATTCGGGCAGCGGCTCTCCCTTTCTGAAAATGCACTTTTACGGAGAACCGCTGTTCGGCTACTACAATATGCGCGACGCATGGGTCGTGGAGCGGCACGTACAGATGTTCATCGCCGCCGGCGTGGATTTTTTAGGGATCGACGCGACCAACAACAATATTTATAAAGGACCGCTCGCCGTATTGTTGGAAATTCTGGATTTTTACCGCCAGGCGGGCTATAAAGTGCCCAAGATCATGTTCCTCACCAATACGAATTCGCACGAACGCGTGCAGCAGTTGTATGATTTTATGTACAAGGAAGAGCGCTACAAGGAACTGTGGTTCTGCGATACGGACGAGGGGCGCAACCCCGACGGCAAGCCGTGGCTCACCATGCGCAGCGAGCAGAAAGTATATCTGCCGCGCGCCGTACGCGATACCTTTTATTTCCGCGACAGCCAGTGGCCCAACGAACCTTTCAAGGAAAACGGATTCCCCTGGATCGAATTCACCCGCCCGCAGCCCGTGCACAACGGCGTCATCAGCGTATCGGTGGCGCAGAATTCGGGCATGCACATGAGCGATTCGGTACAGTTCGAAAACAGCCCCAACGGCATCGACTACTACAACAAGAACTGGGGGCGCGGCTACACGGACGAGGGCAAAAACAGCAAAGACCGCGTCGACGAGGGCGCGAACTTCCAGGAACAGTGGGACGTGGCGATGAGATCCGACGCGCGCATCGTGTTTCTTCTCGAATGGAACGAGTGGTCGGCGCTCAAACTCGCCACCACGGTCGAGGGCATCGGCAATACCGTCGTCTTTTTCGACTGCGCCACGCCCGAATTTTCCCGCGATATCGAGCCGATCAAAGGCTATTACGGCGATAATTTCTATATGCAGATGATCCGCAACATGCGCGCGTTCCGCGGCGAGAGCGGCAGCGGCATCAAGGTGCAGGAAAAAACGATCTCACGGGAGCGCGTGGACGAGGGCTGGAACACGGTGACTTCGGGCGTTGCCGATTTCGCGGGACGGAAGACGCGCGACTTTATCAACAGCGACGGCAGCGCGAGTTATCAGAATACTTCCAAGCGCAACGATATCGTAGAGATCCGCGCCGCGCAGGACAGTGAAAATATCTATATCCTTCTGACCGCGGCGGAGGAGATCACGCGCGCGGACGGACAGAATTGGATGAACGTCTGGCTGAACGTCGGCGGCGGACAGGGGTACGATTTCGTCATCAACCGCTCGCGCGGGGAAAACAGGGCGAACGTCGAACGGCTGACGGGCGACAGCGCGCAGACCGTGGGAGAGGCGGCTTACGCAGTCAGCGGCAAGACCATACAGTTTACCCTTCCCAGATCGCTTTTGGGCGATATTACTTCGCTGCAACTCAAGGCGACGGATAACGTCGATCTGCTTGCGGATATCATGGCGCTCTATACGACGGGCGACAGCGCGCCGTACGGACGGCTGAATTATTGTTTCGAACTTTGA
- a CDS encoding carbohydrate ABC transporter permease produces the protein MLKHKKHGIEGAVAQTLLYLSLAVIIALVLMPIVITFLYSLKLPYEHMMSIWRWPSDPQWGYYGEAFHGIWGNMFNSLIVCVVTTIGVVFFSSATAYVFSRHHFFGKEVLFSLVLALMMVPSVLTMTPSYLTVLKLGLFNTRWALILPGIAGGQVGAIFLFRTFFSQQPASLFESATLDGANDLVLYAKITLPLAVPVLIIQGLGTFSLMYNDFLWPTLVVRNDAIQTLMPRLKYLAESVNMTKPGVAYAMYLLAGVPLAITSLIGLKYFINGDFASGMKL, from the coding sequence ATGCTGAAACATAAAAAACACGGCATCGAAGGCGCGGTGGCGCAGACGCTCTTATACCTCTCGCTCGCCGTCATCATCGCGCTGGTGCTCATGCCCATCGTCATCACCTTTTTGTATTCGCTCAAACTTCCCTACGAACACATGATGAGCATCTGGCGCTGGCCGAGCGATCCCCAGTGGGGCTACTACGGCGAAGCCTTTCACGGCATTTGGGGCAATATGTTCAACAGTTTGATCGTCTGCGTCGTCACGACGATCGGCGTGGTCTTTTTCAGTTCGGCGACGGCGTACGTGTTTTCCAGACATCATTTTTTCGGGAAAGAAGTGCTCTTTTCGCTGGTCCTGGCGCTGATGATGGTGCCGAGCGTGCTGACGATGACGCCTTCCTATCTCACCGTACTCAAACTCGGGCTGTTCAATACCCGCTGGGCGCTCATTCTGCCCGGCATCGCGGGCGGACAGGTCGGGGCGATCTTTCTGTTCCGGACTTTCTTTTCCCAACAGCCCGCGTCGCTTTTCGAGAGCGCCACGCTCGACGGGGCGAACGATCTCGTGCTGTACGCGAAGATCACGCTTCCGCTCGCCGTGCCCGTTCTCATCATTCAGGGGCTGGGCACGTTCAGCCTGATGTACAACGACTTTCTCTGGCCCACGCTCGTCGTGCGCAACGACGCTATCCAGACGCTCATGCCGCGCCTCAAATATCTCGCGGAATCGGTCAACATGACCAAACCGGGCGTGGCGTACGCCATGTATCTCTTGGCGGGCGTGCCGCTTGCGATCACTTCGCTGATAGGGCTCAAATACTTTATCAACGGCGATTTCGCATCGGGCATGAAGTTGTAA
- a CDS encoding glycoside hydrolase family 71/99 protein: MKKLICAILTLAFASVLFAGCKPADTPAPADTIALLNTCEQTVESLTATDRLGRNVPAIKGTDGEKYVGMFYFLWNGQERSKQTKIYDNTRLMELLGDEFWDGTEILTSPPNQYHYWGEPLFGYYNAQDPFVIRRHLEMITMAGVDFLVFDATNQFTYNQVWQVMFPIMEEFAAQGFAVPKIAFYTNTESDQRVTQLYSQLYSKGLYKDLWFSPNGKPLIICANKAGCSKEIQNFFDFRSSQWPGTPDKEDGFPWIDFNRKQKVYPNGGAKGGSIMSVSVSQHPGWPFSDSVQYKDVSDGTGGTYYNANWGRGYTTEGKNDPSKIDEGANFQEQWNNALEESPSTVFVTGWNEWIAVKFFEDITVTTGVPTRPNIPDRRVFFVDTLNEEFSRDIEPMKGGYGDNYYLQLIQNIRAYKGETGIVSAGQKLTVDVAGSVKQWNEVTSSFRDFVGDAVERNYKDAAEIATYTDTSARNDLSEIRLTYDNDNVYILVSTAEEITKHEAGDLTWMNVLIGVEGSDAPSFEGFQFVVNRTPDGAVTSVEKSLGGYSFETIGQAKCSVQGKYLQLSVPKALLGVGDSFTLKIKATDHVTHPEDIMDYYVSGDSAPIGRLGYTWKV, translated from the coding sequence ATGAAAAAACTGATCTGTGCGATCTTGACGCTCGCATTCGCGTCGGTGCTGTTTGCAGGCTGTAAGCCTGCGGATACGCCCGCGCCTGCAGATACCATCGCGCTTTTAAATACCTGCGAACAGACGGTCGAGAGCCTGACGGCGACCGACCGTCTCGGCCGCAACGTGCCCGCGATCAAGGGGACGGACGGCGAAAAATACGTGGGAATGTTCTATTTCCTGTGGAACGGGCAGGAGCGCAGCAAGCAGACCAAAATTTATGACAATACGCGCCTGATGGAACTTTTGGGCGACGAGTTCTGGGACGGAACGGAAATTCTGACTTCGCCGCCCAACCAATATCATTATTGGGGCGAACCGCTGTTCGGTTATTACAACGCGCAGGATCCCTTCGTCATTCGCCGCCATCTGGAAATGATCACCATGGCGGGCGTCGATTTTCTGGTTTTCGACGCGACCAACCAGTTCACGTATAACCAGGTGTGGCAGGTGATGTTCCCCATCATGGAGGAATTCGCGGCGCAGGGCTTTGCCGTGCCGAAGATCGCGTTCTATACGAATACCGAATCCGACCAGCGCGTGACGCAGTTGTATTCGCAGTTGTACTCCAAAGGGCTCTACAAAGATCTGTGGTTCTCTCCCAACGGCAAACCGCTCATCATCTGCGCCAACAAGGCGGGCTGTTCCAAGGAAATTCAGAATTTCTTCGATTTCCGTTCCAGCCAATGGCCCGGAACGCCCGACAAAGAGGACGGCTTCCCCTGGATCGACTTCAACCGCAAACAGAAAGTGTACCCGAATGGCGGCGCCAAGGGCGGTTCGATCATGAGCGTCTCCGTTTCACAGCATCCGGGCTGGCCCTTCTCCGACTCCGTGCAATATAAAGACGTTTCCGACGGAACGGGCGGCACGTACTATAACGCCAACTGGGGACGCGGCTATACGACCGAAGGCAAAAACGACCCGTCTAAGATCGACGAAGGCGCGAATTTTCAGGAGCAGTGGAACAACGCGCTCGAAGAATCGCCTTCCACGGTATTCGTAACGGGCTGGAACGAGTGGATCGCCGTCAAATTTTTCGAGGATATTACCGTCACGACGGGCGTTCCCACGCGCCCCAATATTCCCGACCGCAGAGTGTTCTTCGTGGATACGCTCAACGAAGAATTTTCCCGCGATATCGAACCGATGAAAGGCGGCTACGGCGATAATTACTATTTGCAACTCATACAGAATATCCGCGCCTATAAGGGCGAAACGGGTATTGTTTCTGCGGGGCAGAAACTTACCGTAGACGTCGCGGGCTCGGTCAAACAGTGGAATGAGGTCACCTCTTCCTTCCGCGATTTCGTGGGCGACGCCGTCGAACGCAATTATAAGGACGCGGCGGAGATCGCGACCTATACGGATACTTCCGCGCGCAACGATCTTTCTGAGATCCGTTTGACTTACGATAACGACAACGTGTATATCCTCGTTTCTACGGCGGAAGAGATCACAAAGCACGAGGCGGGCGATTTGACTTGGATGAACGTTCTCATCGGGGTGGAGGGGAGCGACGCGCCCTCGTTCGAGGGATTCCAGTTCGTCGTCAACCGTACGCCCGACGGCGCGGTCACGTCTGTGGAAAAGAGCCTCGGCGGCTATTCGTTCGAAACGATCGGGCAGGCGAAATGCTCGGTACAGGGCAAATATCTGCAACTGTCTGTTCCCAAAGCGCTTTTGGGCGTGGGGGATTCGTTCACGCTGAAGATCAAGGCGACCGATCACGTCACCCATCCCGAAGATATCATGGATTACTATGTTTCGGGAGACAGCGCGCCCATCGGGCGGCTGGGCTATACCTGGAAGGTTTAA
- a CDS encoding Gfo/Idh/MocA family protein, which translates to MKKLRIGIVGVGSIARVAHICSYNGMEDVEIVAVSDIVPEKMNYDQIPATAKKYADYREMLEKESLDAVDICTPNDLHSEIAVYALEHGKHVFCEKPDAISFEERKRMSAAQQKSGKVLMVMRNNRHTAGSLYLKKCVDAGEFGEIYAGRCGWIRRRGIPGKGGWFTTKSRSGGGPLIDLGVHMLDLAIYLMGNPKAVAVSGSTYCKFAEADDISDSEHSSFGEKKEDGIFDVEDLATGFIRFENGASLQVEFSWASNIEEESRFVELRGTKGGCTWKDEQVKVFNEKNGALVDVVPKLGPANGHRDNLRHFVNVVLYGEAADFDNAQGENMVKILEAIYRSAKEGKEVKL; encoded by the coding sequence ATGAAAAAGTTGCGTATCGGGATCGTAGGCGTCGGCAGTATCGCCCGCGTCGCGCATATTTGTTCGTATAACGGAATGGAAGACGTGGAGATCGTCGCGGTCTCGGATATCGTTCCCGAAAAAATGAATTACGATCAGATCCCCGCGACCGCGAAAAAGTACGCGGATTACCGCGAGATGCTCGAAAAGGAATCGCTCGACGCGGTGGATATCTGCACGCCGAACGATCTGCATTCGGAAATTGCCGTGTACGCGCTCGAACACGGCAAGCACGTTTTCTGCGAAAAGCCCGACGCGATTTCTTTCGAAGAGCGCAAAAGAATGAGCGCGGCACAGCAAAAGAGCGGCAAGGTTCTGATGGTCATGCGCAATAACCGACATACCGCGGGAAGCCTGTATCTGAAAAAATGCGTCGATGCGGGCGAGTTCGGCGAGATTTACGCGGGGCGCTGCGGCTGGATACGCCGCCGCGGGATCCCGGGCAAGGGCGGCTGGTTCACCACCAAGAGCCGTTCGGGCGGCGGGCCGCTCATTGATTTGGGCGTGCATATGCTCGATCTTGCGATCTACCTTATGGGCAACCCGAAAGCGGTCGCGGTTTCGGGCAGCACGTACTGCAAATTCGCCGAGGCGGACGATATATCCGATTCCGAGCATTCCTCGTTCGGCGAAAAGAAAGAGGACGGCATATTCGACGTGGAGGATCTTGCGACGGGCTTTATCAGATTCGAGAACGGCGCGAGTTTACAGGTGGAGTTCAGTTGGGCGAGCAATATCGAAGAGGAATCGCGCTTTGTAGAACTTCGCGGCACCAAGGGCGGCTGCACGTGGAAGGACGAACAGGTCAAAGTGTTCAACGAGAAGAACGGCGCGCTCGTCGACGTCGTTCCCAAACTCGGTCCCGCAAACGGACACCGCGACAATCTCCGCCATTTCGTGAACGTAGTCCTCTATGGCGAGGCGGCGGACTTCGACAACGCGCAGGGCGAAAACATGGTCAAAATTTTAGAAGCGATCTATCGCTCCGCTAAAGAGGGTAAGGAGGTAAAGTTATGA